One Mycoavidus sp. HKI genomic region harbors:
- a CDS encoding type II and III secretion system protein codes for MHTLCHPLFAVITALALSSCISPQLVQQTRANIDRAQADAQRLRTRLLTQMEGSKPQEAINDEVDLPYLAGKPVPLAREITLPYALRKGVKTAVMFPEKTVPLNLAAERITLATGIPVKIDPDVYLSASALLPRAQSNDAALNATHVTGGKVDAPLTSAAPNPLLQHIPPGFASLHAVTPFNALAQVEFQPGEIPLNQMLDLIATRLSINWLYDEVRGAIRFYRMLTKIWQLPGAAGEMSFTTAFQGSTVQSSNANATLLPQNTYANSAAKREATHVNELNSIRQSIETLMTRAGSIATNAATGTITLTDTKEAVECADEIITREIHILSRRVLLKLQKIQVLTHDTGQAGIDWNMALTTALSKLPDFKLAAHSPASLAGSHAAGFNLNLLAGTLNNSSALITALSEIGRVQSSTELPMTIRNRQPMSYDIGNAFSYVSAALPATSTVGGTGGVPGLKTSQISTGLKLLIYPNATSKDTVDLTFSIEDSMLKSLDRFDAGTGQQAQSVQLPSIDRQGTTLQTTVRSGSTIVLTGFERFDDQFRRRTLGERMPLLSGGSIAASRQRTTTLIVISAVIQDDI; via the coding sequence ATGCACACTCTCTGCCATCCACTTTTTGCGGTGATCACGGCGCTAGCGTTAAGCAGCTGTATCTCGCCTCAGTTGGTACAACAAACCCGCGCAAATATTGATCGCGCCCAAGCCGATGCTCAGCGACTGCGTACGAGACTGCTCACACAGATGGAGGGCAGCAAACCACAGGAAGCCATCAACGACGAAGTCGATCTACCCTATTTAGCCGGTAAACCCGTCCCCCTCGCGCGTGAAATCACCCTACCCTATGCACTACGCAAGGGGGTCAAAACGGCTGTGATGTTCCCAGAAAAAACCGTTCCTCTAAATTTGGCCGCCGAACGCATCACATTAGCTACGGGCATTCCGGTTAAGATCGACCCAGATGTCTATTTATCTGCCTCAGCACTATTGCCCCGCGCACAAAGCAATGACGCCGCACTGAATGCGACACATGTAACGGGTGGCAAAGTAGACGCACCGCTGACCTCGGCCGCACCCAATCCATTGCTACAGCATATCCCGCCAGGGTTCGCCAGCCTGCATGCAGTAACCCCGTTCAATGCGCTGGCCCAGGTTGAATTTCAGCCTGGTGAAATACCGCTCAATCAAATGCTCGATCTGATCGCCACGCGCTTATCCATTAACTGGCTATATGATGAGGTCAGGGGCGCCATTCGCTTTTATCGGATGCTCACCAAAATCTGGCAGCTCCCTGGCGCCGCAGGCGAAATGTCTTTTACGACGGCCTTTCAAGGCAGTACTGTTCAATCCAGTAACGCCAACGCTACGCTCCTGCCGCAAAATACTTACGCCAACTCTGCCGCTAAGCGTGAAGCCACGCATGTCAATGAATTGAACTCAATTCGTCAGAGCATCGAAACCCTGATGACCCGAGCGGGCTCGATTGCAACCAATGCCGCTACAGGCACGATCACGCTCACTGACACCAAAGAGGCAGTAGAGTGCGCAGACGAGATCATCACCCGCGAGATTCATATCCTCTCGCGGCGCGTGCTGCTTAAATTACAAAAAATACAGGTGCTCACCCATGACACAGGCCAAGCTGGCATCGATTGGAATATGGCGCTCACTACGGCTCTGTCTAAGCTGCCCGATTTCAAGCTGGCCGCACACTCACCTGCTTCGTTGGCCGGCTCTCATGCTGCTGGGTTTAACCTCAATCTCTTAGCTGGCACACTGAATAACTCAAGCGCGCTCATCACTGCTTTAAGCGAGATCGGACGTGTGCAATCCTCCACCGAGCTACCGATGACCATTCGCAACCGCCAACCCATGAGTTATGACATTGGCAATGCCTTTTCCTATGTCTCAGCAGCCCTGCCCGCCACCTCTACGGTGGGTGGCACCGGCGGCGTGCCGGGTCTTAAAACCAGTCAAATTTCAACCGGCTTAAAGCTCCTGATCTATCCCAATGCAACCAGCAAAGATACGGTCGATCTGACTTTCTCGATTGAAGATTCGATGCTTAAAAGCCTTGATCGATTCGATGCCGGCACAGGCCAGCAAGCCCAATCCGTGCAACTACCGAGTATCGATCGCCAGGGTACCACCTTACAAACCACTGTACGCAGTGGCTCGACCATTGTACTGACTGGCTTTGAACGATTCGATGATCAATTTCGACGCAGAACATTAGGTGAGCGCATGCCGTTGCTCAGCGGAGGTTCAATCGCAGCAAGTCGCCAGCGCACCACGACCCTAATTGTGATTTCTGCGGTGATTCAGGACGATATCTAA
- a CDS encoding TcpQ domain-containing protein has product MKHAPTRLLLMPALLSLLCGSSEILYASDFVQAPRSNLVQELRPPAAVPQITSPQTRTPTTYHFDWHISGAPEVAPIQVFDNGHKLYVQFRAGSPTPAILAEKPDGQVLLNWQAEPPYIVLNQFESRLHFRLGKQLAQAWRKPSKQQSATAWPAKIVKTVSPNALFLPAAPQKIPPTIQQAQKKSATTQWQVKRADENLRQLLTRWAQLDDWHLIWDVDHDIPIQAEDQSQGNFKEAVRRVLGATALTEYQVKPCFYTNRVVRVVRQTTVCNPHQ; this is encoded by the coding sequence ATGAAACATGCACCCACCCGGCTCTTGCTCATGCCTGCGCTGCTCAGCTTGTTGTGCGGTTCAAGCGAAATACTCTACGCCTCTGACTTTGTTCAAGCACCTAGGTCTAACCTTGTTCAAGAACTTAGGCCCCCAGCCGCTGTGCCTCAAATAACCTCACCCCAAACGCGCACGCCTACGACGTATCACTTTGACTGGCATATATCAGGGGCGCCAGAAGTCGCGCCAATCCAGGTCTTCGATAACGGTCATAAGCTGTATGTACAGTTTCGCGCCGGCTCACCTACACCAGCGATTCTGGCCGAAAAGCCTGACGGACAGGTTCTGCTTAACTGGCAAGCAGAACCGCCCTATATTGTGCTCAACCAATTTGAATCACGCTTGCATTTTCGTCTTGGTAAACAGCTCGCGCAGGCCTGGCGCAAACCTTCCAAACAGCAAAGCGCCACCGCTTGGCCTGCAAAAATAGTAAAAACTGTCTCTCCGAATGCACTATTTCTGCCCGCAGCCCCCCAAAAAATACCACCAACAATACAACAGGCGCAGAAAAAATCAGCCACCACCCAGTGGCAGGTCAAACGCGCCGACGAGAATTTACGGCAACTGCTGACACGCTGGGCACAGCTTGATGATTGGCATTTAATCTGGGATGTAGACCATGACATCCCGATTCAAGCCGAGGATCAAAGCCAAGGCAATTTCAAAGAAGCCGTGCGCCGCGTGTTGGGCGCCACAGCGTTAACCGAATACCAGGTTAAGCCATGCTTCTATACGAACCGTGTCGTGCGCGTGGTGCGTCAAACGACCGTCTGCAACCCGCACCAATAA
- a CDS encoding TrbI/VirB10 family protein encodes MASTPLSRPTAPRVKRNIVQVLLTVLMISMLAIVLTRRFSGAAQTPTQREAIERSTEYRAQAAGHAADIRLALRQQAEHAHQLTQQEKAKTPSEPATPLAMAPPLPPEYSRLLTTSRPLGQLSDEQKLSLERARTTLSDDTEMAVYEIEDHRALENHLSTHTGDKLYLPNLTQLPIATAAAPTDTHHHTALQQLMSQSNTSFPAVSHDERWLQRQSEYTSSQPLFPTVASSPYLLMMGEPIPAVTLQKINSDLPGTVRAMVTRDMYDSIRGRFKVIPRGTILIGMSNTDVSVGQSRLLIAFNRINFPSGAHLDISGVPATERSGSAGLDAHVNNHFLRQFGQAFLVAGIATWAGRQQSAPPNMTINLTGTALPATFSQAAAQTLSEVVRRMLDRHQNIKPTLTLPAGEKITIIVARDMVLPPAVVSNYESTL; translated from the coding sequence ATGGCGTCTACCCCCCTTTCAAGGCCAACCGCACCGCGCGTCAAACGTAATATTGTCCAAGTCTTACTCACGGTATTGATGATTTCTATGTTGGCTATCGTGCTCACACGCCGCTTCAGCGGTGCGGCTCAAACACCGACACAACGAGAGGCTATAGAGCGCAGCACTGAATATAGGGCGCAAGCGGCTGGGCATGCCGCGGATATCCGCTTAGCCCTGCGGCAACAAGCCGAACACGCCCATCAACTGACCCAGCAAGAAAAAGCCAAAACGCCAAGCGAGCCAGCAACGCCTCTCGCCATGGCACCGCCTCTACCGCCCGAATACAGCAGATTGTTGACCACCAGCCGTCCTTTGGGACAATTAAGCGATGAACAAAAGCTCTCGCTCGAGCGCGCCAGAACAACACTCAGTGATGACACTGAGATGGCGGTCTATGAGATCGAAGATCATCGTGCGTTAGAAAATCATCTAAGCACTCACACCGGTGACAAGCTGTATCTGCCTAATCTCACGCAATTGCCCATCGCCACGGCAGCAGCGCCTACCGATACGCACCATCACACCGCTCTACAGCAACTGATGAGCCAATCCAACACCTCTTTCCCAGCGGTCAGTCATGATGAACGCTGGTTGCAACGCCAAAGTGAATACACCAGTAGCCAACCTCTTTTCCCTACGGTCGCCAGCTCACCCTATCTATTGATGATGGGCGAACCCATCCCCGCCGTCACCCTACAAAAAATCAACAGCGACTTGCCAGGGACCGTACGCGCAATGGTAACGCGCGATATGTATGACAGCATCCGCGGCCGCTTCAAAGTGATTCCCCGCGGCACAATTTTAATCGGCATGAGTAACACCGATGTCTCAGTCGGTCAAAGCCGCCTGCTGATTGCCTTTAACCGCATCAACTTTCCAAGCGGAGCGCATCTAGATATCAGCGGCGTCCCCGCCACTGAACGGAGCGGGTCAGCCGGCTTAGACGCCCATGTGAATAACCATTTCTTGCGCCAATTCGGCCAGGCGTTTTTAGTGGCAGGGATTGCCACTTGGGCCGGCCGCCAGCAATCTGCACCGCCTAATATGACCATCAACCTCACGGGTACAGCCTTGCCTGCAACATTTTCACAAGCCGCCGCGCAAACACTTTCAGAGGTCGTGCGGCGCATGCTGGATCGTCACCAAAACATTAAGCCTACGCTCACTTTGCCAGCTGGCGAGAAAATCACCATTATCGTGGCGCGCGATATGGTGCTGCCTCCTGCTGTGGTCTCAAATTACGAGAGTACTCTATGA
- a CDS encoding TrbG/VirB9 family P-type conjugative transfer protein has protein sequence MKLLRSDWLQLNQLGTALLTVLLLSTAQAAKLNPPAPRPAPATMHAEPTALDPKLVVYTYDPDYTYPVLTQTGRLTHLEFEEDELIIGIYLADPKSWYRKTAITRRDFFIQPKLSGLTNTATIITNKRRYELMLTPAANQYYQRVSWQHNASDHLDGFIPEVTGNPESTPTPPTRPTLPPSSKQTKSREPNQASAHLPIDLAHANFDYTVKGKTPFKPIAVFDDSRFTWLKMPPIQEIPAVLILAQDGTAELANFIVQGDYFVIRQILDHGALLKLGKDEVRIYNNRSQNCGFWGCSNQPITNLWEH, from the coding sequence ATGAAATTGCTCCGTAGTGACTGGCTACAGCTGAATCAGCTTGGGACCGCGTTATTAACGGTTTTGCTCCTCAGCACAGCGCAAGCCGCTAAGCTCAACCCGCCCGCCCCCAGGCCAGCACCTGCGACCATGCACGCTGAACCCACCGCGCTCGATCCCAAGTTGGTCGTGTATACCTATGATCCAGATTACACCTATCCGGTTTTGACGCAAACCGGGCGGCTGACGCATCTTGAATTTGAAGAAGACGAATTAATCATCGGCATCTATTTGGCTGACCCCAAAAGCTGGTATCGTAAAACCGCCATCACGCGACGTGATTTTTTTATTCAGCCCAAGCTATCAGGGCTTACCAACACAGCGACCATCATCACCAACAAACGCCGCTATGAATTGATGCTAACACCCGCCGCCAATCAATATTACCAGCGGGTATCTTGGCAACATAACGCCAGCGATCACCTAGATGGATTTATTCCTGAGGTCACGGGTAACCCAGAGAGCACCCCTACGCCACCAACACGACCCACGCTCCCGCCGTCGTCTAAGCAGACAAAAAGCCGCGAGCCTAATCAAGCAAGCGCTCATCTACCGATAGACCTAGCACACGCTAACTTTGACTATACCGTCAAAGGCAAAACGCCATTCAAGCCCATCGCGGTCTTTGACGATAGCCGCTTCACTTGGCTAAAAATGCCACCTATTCAGGAAATCCCAGCTGTCTTAATCCTCGCTCAAGATGGCACAGCTGAACTGGCTAACTTCATTGTCCAGGGCGATTATTTCGTCATCCGGCAAATACTTGACCACGGCGCTTTGCTCAAACTCGGCAAAGACGAAGTCCGAATCTATAACAACCGAAGCCAGAACTGCGGTTTTTGGGGCTGCTCGAATCAACCAATCACTAATCTGTGGGAACACTAA
- a CDS encoding VirB8/TrbF family protein has translation MPFLKRSPQTENSPPPGTTLEAINTWFAYFQKPLLNARWARLAAAGFFTLAMIEAIALIQLLKSAGPQPYFIEHDEHSGAVYLSSRVAQQFTPSAANITYFLRIWATHMLSIKPDPRQTQENDIPAAAAWTMGAAAQAFTEYFEQTDRIAERIAKQPGLTREVVENSTSYAADGKVAYMVFTLIERLNGIETNRTQKILTANFVLAPERFNEQQRRTNPIGLGVTHFTLTPYYGPTSPTHAAS, from the coding sequence ATGCCATTTTTAAAACGCTCCCCGCAAACAGAAAATTCACCGCCTCCTGGCACAACGCTAGAAGCCATCAATACCTGGTTTGCTTATTTTCAGAAGCCACTCCTGAATGCCCGATGGGCGCGCCTAGCGGCAGCCGGATTTTTCACGCTCGCCATGATTGAAGCGATAGCGCTGATCCAACTCCTCAAAAGCGCGGGTCCGCAGCCTTATTTTATCGAGCATGATGAACACTCTGGAGCGGTCTATTTATCATCTCGGGTGGCACAGCAATTTACGCCAAGCGCTGCCAACATCACCTATTTTCTGCGTATTTGGGCAACCCATATGCTCTCGATCAAACCAGATCCAAGGCAAACTCAAGAAAATGACATCCCAGCGGCAGCAGCCTGGACTATGGGCGCCGCAGCTCAGGCATTTACCGAATATTTCGAGCAAACTGACCGGATTGCCGAGCGCATCGCCAAGCAACCCGGCCTAACGCGTGAAGTCGTCGAAAATTCAACCTCCTATGCGGCTGACGGTAAAGTGGCCTATATGGTCTTCACCCTGATTGAACGCCTCAATGGCATCGAGACAAATCGCACACAAAAAATATTAACCGCCAATTTCGTTCTTGCTCCCGAACGCTTTAACGAACAGCAGCGTCGAACTAACCCGATTGGCCTAGGAGTGACTCACTTTACGCTCACCCCCTATTACGGCCCCACTTCCCCAACCCATGCTGCCTCATGA
- a CDS encoding type IV secretion system protein: MNANDPVAIVNELFRLMQKIGLGLYGKFIGEGIELLFVLGLIMATWHTLMWMLADSTVDYFINQLSLLVKVAIILLMLTGWTDTVRDFLVGNMERTVQQISAHSTDPVETVRTLWSAAQTIFSLTRANAASVCEELPKLADDGTPLPGTQKTCYLSHGKNHQSGWIDTLRNLSFVLLSFVFKVIAVLAIAQMAIAFMLVAQMSSFLLAIGFCLGPIMLPWYLLPATEFLFNGWLRFIIVAGLYKVVAWLMLTIVQAGITPATQKLVLQLNANVSSHVSSPLDFNCLTMLGLAFTCSVGACMMWQVPHIAQGIVSGHSALTLRGFGNSNIAGHLRTNSKR; the protein is encoded by the coding sequence ATGAATGCGAACGATCCAGTTGCCATTGTGAACGAGCTCTTCCGGCTCATGCAGAAAATTGGGCTTGGGCTATACGGAAAATTCATTGGTGAAGGGATTGAATTGCTATTCGTGCTGGGGCTCATCATGGCGACTTGGCATACATTGATGTGGATGCTAGCCGACTCTACTGTCGACTATTTCATTAACCAGTTGAGCTTGCTCGTTAAGGTTGCCATCATTTTATTGATGCTAACTGGCTGGACCGACACCGTGCGCGATTTTTTGGTCGGCAATATGGAGCGAACCGTCCAGCAGATTAGTGCACATAGCACGGATCCAGTCGAGACAGTGCGCACCCTATGGAGTGCTGCCCAGACGATTTTCTCGCTCACCCGCGCCAACGCGGCGAGTGTCTGCGAGGAATTACCCAAGCTCGCCGACGATGGCACACCGTTGCCCGGCACCCAAAAAACGTGCTACCTCAGCCACGGCAAGAACCATCAAAGCGGCTGGATCGATACCTTACGCAATTTATCGTTTGTATTACTGTCATTTGTATTCAAAGTCATTGCGGTGCTAGCGATTGCCCAAATGGCGATTGCCTTCATGCTAGTCGCTCAAATGTCATCTTTCTTGCTCGCCATTGGCTTTTGCTTGGGGCCCATTATGCTGCCCTGGTACCTCTTGCCAGCCACTGAGTTTCTATTTAACGGCTGGCTACGATTCATCATTGTCGCCGGCTTGTACAAAGTAGTCGCTTGGCTCATGCTCACCATTGTCCAAGCTGGGATCACTCCCGCCACGCAGAAATTAGTTCTGCAATTGAATGCTAACGTGAGTAGTCATGTCAGTTCCCCACTAGATTTTAATTGCCTCACCATGCTTGGGCTTGCTTTCACCTGTAGCGTAGGGGCTTGCATGATGTGGCAAGTCCCCCACATTGCCCAAGGAATTGTTTCAGGCCATAGCGCTCTCACTCTGCGCGGCTTTGGCAACAGCAATATTGCTGGGCATTTGCGTACCAACAGCAAGCGCTAA
- a CDS encoding conjugal transfer protein TrbJ: MLAKLHKHSWHTLWCLIGLCSVTPTLAGGGVGTPIGGATELTQIMNHAELLASVSQQSTMVTQNITAHITRAQQYMAMLQNLAQLPAHVLEQIMAPWQHQLQAFMQLAHSVDALLDATQQTRALFKRSLSEITQLNLAPQQWLSAYSNLAKNRDSLYQQQWQQDLVALDTLASRARSVHTLSHQIPGIASTIQGLQLLNQQASILAAEMLELRALMQRQLALQTQDRLEQEWANSALFDLLRARQAHAQQLDTHERQLINHGPFYVLQDQP; the protein is encoded by the coding sequence ATGTTAGCTAAGCTGCATAAGCATTCTTGGCACACGCTTTGGTGCCTCATCGGACTCTGCTCGGTTACGCCTACCCTAGCAGGCGGTGGCGTAGGAACGCCCATAGGAGGCGCCACCGAATTAACCCAGATCATGAATCACGCCGAGTTGCTAGCCAGCGTCAGCCAACAAAGCACCATGGTCACCCAAAATATCACCGCACACATTACGCGCGCGCAGCAATATATGGCGATGCTGCAAAATCTTGCGCAACTGCCGGCCCATGTTTTAGAACAAATTATGGCGCCCTGGCAACATCAGTTGCAAGCGTTTATGCAACTTGCCCATTCAGTTGACGCACTATTAGACGCCACCCAGCAAACACGCGCTTTATTTAAGCGCAGCCTAAGCGAAATCACTCAGCTTAACCTAGCCCCCCAACAATGGCTATCAGCCTATAGCAATTTAGCTAAAAACCGAGACAGCCTGTATCAGCAACAATGGCAACAGGATCTAGTCGCCCTCGATACGCTCGCGAGTCGCGCACGCAGTGTCCACACTCTATCGCATCAAATTCCAGGCATCGCGAGCACGATCCAAGGCCTGCAGCTTCTCAACCAACAAGCCTCGATCTTAGCTGCTGAAATGCTCGAATTACGTGCTTTGATGCAGCGCCAGTTAGCGCTGCAAACGCAAGATCGGTTGGAGCAAGAATGGGCGAACAGCGCCCTCTTCGATCTGCTCCGGGCACGTCAAGCGCACGCACAGCAACTCGATACGCACGAGCGCCAACTGATCAACCACGGCCCATTCTATGTCTTACAAGATCAACCATAG